A region from the Ptychodera flava strain L36383 chromosome 10, AS_Pfla_20210202, whole genome shotgun sequence genome encodes:
- the LOC139142696 gene encoding myosin heavy chain, clone 203-like isoform X2, whose amino-acid sequence MADVKGGKASPENKQKEHKEVTFSKKDDRENSRDGQEEGTKSRPSTRQSQKSSASLTTSEMSYNTLRKKFLESGDTPKQSSPTTTEMMIRKRKKKKGKRSKTPNSFDDDEEREAKRLQELQEKHMQILEDLTKLRNHYYFEYMSALNEKVEKQRKDIQKKTDELHQKIEEKKEKAKAATHHVKITKERSNMSHDNSFLRDLPKTQFYNIVAVQDKMYKEGKLKTQTEVDSFWEEIQIPEKYNEMFGIAPTNTIESGSNLESPSTVSAASNHSFASIKVPVPDGFVPMGQITEDKEPSRPSTKATSMHQWAVTQRFTKVQHGPSSYLSAPVKGRRTSIHPKALAVDQRFPKVELPRMAAFTLDLTPKKEDPELIKMNEEIKLRARIRDFERRRLRTMYEYALAHQAATHRILDKKEDFAWMTQGPSIGDFIGVSDQDPRHKYPVLPSPLEWLNPRKSACLLWRKTSNLDIWRYRALWIQGINRGHCQQ is encoded by the exons ATGGCTGACGTGAAAGGCGGCAAAGCGTCTCCAGAAAACAAGCAGAAAGAGCATAAGGAGGTCACTTTCTCGAAAAAAGACGACAGAGAGAATTCCAGAGATGGACAAGAAGAG GGAACGAAATCCAGACCGTCTACGAGGCAGTCACAGAAATCCAGTGCTAGTCTCACAACCTCGGAGATGTCCTATAATACATTGCGaaagaaatttcttgaaagtggagaTACACCCAAGCAGTCTTCGCCAACTACGACAGAGATG ATGATCAGAAAACGCAAAAAGAAGAAAGGTAAGAGGTCAAAAACTCCAAATtcttttgatgatgatgaagaacgGGAGGCAAAGAGACTCCAGGAATTACAAGAG aaacatatgcaaattttggaagaCCTGACCAAGCTCAGAAACCATTACTACTTCGAGTACATGAGCGCCCTCAACGAAAAAGTTGAGAAACAGAGAAAGGACATCCAGAAGAAAACTGATGAGCTCCATCAGAAGATAGAAGAGAAAAAAGAGAAGGCG AAAGCTGCTACTCATCATGTGAAGATAACCAAGGAACGCTCAAACATGTCACATGATAATTCATTTCTAAGGGATTTGCCAAAAACACAATTTTATAAC ATTGTTGCCGTCCAAGATAAGATGTACAAAGAAGGCAAGCTGAAGACACAGACAGAAGTGGACAGCTTCTGGGAAGAAATCCAAATCCCAGAGAAATACAATGAAATGTTTGGAATTGCACCAACCAACACCATTGAGAGTGGCTCCAACCTTGAATCTCCGTCAA CCGTATCTGCAGCAAGCAACCATAGTTTTGCATCCATCAAGGTTCCTGTACCAGATGGTTTTGTCCCTATGGGTCAAATCACTGAGGACAAGGAACCATCACGACCCAGCACAAAGGCAACTTCCATGCATCAGTGGGCTGTCACTCAGCGATTTACAAAG GTCCAACATGGCCCTTCTAGTTACTTATCAGCACCTGTGAAAGGAAGAAGGACATCAATCCATCCAAAGGCACTGGCTGTGGATCAGAGATTTCCAAAG GTTGAACTTCCCAGAATGGCAGCGTTTACGCTAGACCTGACACCCAAGAAAGAAGATCCTGAATTAATCAAAATGAATGAAGAAATTAAACTGAGGGCCAGAATACGAGACTTTGAGAGACGGCGACTCCGAACCATGTATGAATATGCTCTAGCACATCAAGCAGCCACTCACAG gatACTTGACAAGAAAGAGGACTTTGCATGGATGACTCAAGGGCCAAGTATCGGAGATTTT ATAGGTGTCTCAGATCAAGATCCGAGACATAAATATCCTGTACTGCCCTCTCCCCTGGAGTGGCTGAACCCCCGGAAATCAGCTTGCCTCCTCTGGAGGAAGACAAGCAACTTGGATATCTGGCGTTACCGAGCACTATGGATTCAGGGAATAAATCGGGGCCACTGTCAGCAATAG
- the LOC139142696 gene encoding uncharacterized protein isoform X1, with protein MADVKGGKASPENKQKEHKEVTFSKKDDRENSRDGQEEGTKSRPSTRQSQKSSASLTTSEMSYNTLRKKFLESGDTPKQSSPTTTEMMIRKRKKKKGKRSKTPNSFDDDEEREAKRLQELQESVLASLAKPDGRINLRGAILKHMQILEDLTKLRNHYYFEYMSALNEKVEKQRKDIQKKTDELHQKIEEKKEKAKAATHHVKITKERSNMSHDNSFLRDLPKTQFYNIVAVQDKMYKEGKLKTQTEVDSFWEEIQIPEKYNEMFGIAPTNTIESGSNLESPSTVSAASNHSFASIKVPVPDGFVPMGQITEDKEPSRPSTKATSMHQWAVTQRFTKVQHGPSSYLSAPVKGRRTSIHPKALAVDQRFPKVELPRMAAFTLDLTPKKEDPELIKMNEEIKLRARIRDFERRRLRTMYEYALAHQAATHRILDKKEDFAWMTQGPSIGDFIGVSDQDPRHKYPVLPSPLEWLNPRKSACLLWRKTSNLDIWRYRALWIQGINRGHCQQ; from the exons ATGGCTGACGTGAAAGGCGGCAAAGCGTCTCCAGAAAACAAGCAGAAAGAGCATAAGGAGGTCACTTTCTCGAAAAAAGACGACAGAGAGAATTCCAGAGATGGACAAGAAGAG GGAACGAAATCCAGACCGTCTACGAGGCAGTCACAGAAATCCAGTGCTAGTCTCACAACCTCGGAGATGTCCTATAATACATTGCGaaagaaatttcttgaaagtggagaTACACCCAAGCAGTCTTCGCCAACTACGACAGAGATG ATGATCAGAAAACGCAAAAAGAAGAAAGGTAAGAGGTCAAAAACTCCAAATtcttttgatgatgatgaagaacgGGAGGCAAAGAGACTCCAGGAATTACAAGAG TCCGTATTGGCTAGTCTAGCTAAACCAGATGGCAGAATTAACCTCAGAGGTGCTATATTG aaacatatgcaaattttggaagaCCTGACCAAGCTCAGAAACCATTACTACTTCGAGTACATGAGCGCCCTCAACGAAAAAGTTGAGAAACAGAGAAAGGACATCCAGAAGAAAACTGATGAGCTCCATCAGAAGATAGAAGAGAAAAAAGAGAAGGCG AAAGCTGCTACTCATCATGTGAAGATAACCAAGGAACGCTCAAACATGTCACATGATAATTCATTTCTAAGGGATTTGCCAAAAACACAATTTTATAAC ATTGTTGCCGTCCAAGATAAGATGTACAAAGAAGGCAAGCTGAAGACACAGACAGAAGTGGACAGCTTCTGGGAAGAAATCCAAATCCCAGAGAAATACAATGAAATGTTTGGAATTGCACCAACCAACACCATTGAGAGTGGCTCCAACCTTGAATCTCCGTCAA CCGTATCTGCAGCAAGCAACCATAGTTTTGCATCCATCAAGGTTCCTGTACCAGATGGTTTTGTCCCTATGGGTCAAATCACTGAGGACAAGGAACCATCACGACCCAGCACAAAGGCAACTTCCATGCATCAGTGGGCTGTCACTCAGCGATTTACAAAG GTCCAACATGGCCCTTCTAGTTACTTATCAGCACCTGTGAAAGGAAGAAGGACATCAATCCATCCAAAGGCACTGGCTGTGGATCAGAGATTTCCAAAG GTTGAACTTCCCAGAATGGCAGCGTTTACGCTAGACCTGACACCCAAGAAAGAAGATCCTGAATTAATCAAAATGAATGAAGAAATTAAACTGAGGGCCAGAATACGAGACTTTGAGAGACGGCGACTCCGAACCATGTATGAATATGCTCTAGCACATCAAGCAGCCACTCACAG gatACTTGACAAGAAAGAGGACTTTGCATGGATGACTCAAGGGCCAAGTATCGGAGATTTT ATAGGTGTCTCAGATCAAGATCCGAGACATAAATATCCTGTACTGCCCTCTCCCCTGGAGTGGCTGAACCCCCGGAAATCAGCTTGCCTCCTCTGGAGGAAGACAAGCAACTTGGATATCTGGCGTTACCGAGCACTATGGATTCAGGGAATAAATCGGGGCCACTGTCAGCAATAG